A genomic window from Candidatus Thermoplasmatota archaeon includes:
- a CDS encoding transketolase: MKKSYDDATINKLNLMAVKIRKHIIEMLYRAKSGHPGGSLSAVDAIVALYFFHMRQNPKKPCDPDRDRFILSKGHAAPALYAVLAESGYFPVSELKRLREINCRLQGHPVCFDIPGVEASTGSLGHGLSFANGVALAGKLDKKDYHVYVMLGDGETDEGQVWEAAAVASHYRLDNLTAMIDRNFLQIDGNTEEVLRLESVRERWSAFGWYVVEVDGHDIKQILDALNETDAHKNQPSMIILNTVKGKGVSFMENNVDFHGVPPNEMEYHLAMKELDLLEKKLEAYT, from the coding sequence ATGAAGAAGAGTTACGACGATGCCACAATTAATAAACTAAATCTGATGGCGGTAAAGATCAGGAAACATATTATTGAGATGTTGTATAGGGCTAAATCTGGTCATCCTGGTGGGTCTCTGTCAGCTGTTGATGCTATTGTTGCATTGTATTTTTTTCATATGAGGCAAAACCCGAAAAAACCATGTGACCCTGATAGGGATCGTTTTATATTAAGTAAGGGGCATGCTGCACCAGCGTTGTATGCTGTGCTTGCAGAGTCTGGTTATTTCCCTGTCTCTGAGCTTAAAAGACTTAGGGAGATCAACTGTAGGTTGCAGGGTCACCCTGTTTGTTTTGATATTCCTGGTGTGGAGGCTTCTACTGGTTCTCTTGGCCATGGTTTGTCTTTTGCTAACGGTGTTGCCCTAGCCGGTAAGCTTGATAAAAAGGATTATCATGTTTATGTGATGCTTGGTGATGGTGAGACTGATGAGGGGCAGGTTTGGGAGGCTGCGGCTGTTGCTTCTCATTACAGGCTTGATAACCTGACGGCGATGATTGATCGTAACTTTTTACAGATTGATGGTAACACGGAAGAGGTGTTGCGTCTTGAGTCTGTGAGGGAGCGTTGGAGTGCCTTTGGTTGGTATGTTGTTGAGGTTGATGGCCATGATATTAAACAGATATTGGATGCATTAAATGAGACAGATGCTCATAAGAATCAGCCTTCTATGATTATACTTAATACTGTGAAAGGTAAGGGTGTTTCTTTTATGGAGAACAACGTTGATTTCCATGGTGTGCCACCAAATGAGATGGAGTATCATCTTGCTATGAAAGAGCTTGATCTTCTTGAGAAGAAACTGGAGGCTTACACTTGA
- a CDS encoding PKD domain-containing protein — translation MRTKKFNKQMTCFFILILMISTTLINASAETKNDGIKKCFLDEAELPDWSIDNFWVYDMNFDFKYSNTFTIKGVIKNMKLVVVDINESADLYTLNITGKIDASLNIFIIPAGNYNADLVGVAHITISTLAITDFHFFSSGEFSLFATTVHISMTFTPPFDFFDFPIRSDEEPWPAETYGRINGHIKVDSIFERDFGAEGPFENETISFVRREDVTVPGGSYNSFLISGSTGPSHGGESYLWYSPDAGYLVKVKEKIYNWQSIDATLDMPLKATNYNPGDRPPKKVNIFMHEIYKIDDIDYLSEPEWYYTVKVISGNIIQTQSNYNTDDDTYDGDWISKDIWNPDKNHEMFAYSRYVTVEIQVLDYDGFWSEDDVADISSDEVRRTFIGVYDLLENELMEIGGVTDYLVQSGDWYHTNGELPPDSSTNVDEDDAGVLFAISDNYEAPEKPARPIGELNGKVGKKYTYSTILYDPDGDQMYCKWDWGDGTQSDWLGPYNSNVGVEANHIWNEQGSYQIKVKAKDVYGAESEWSEPLSISIPRNRFKVRHMLLDFLELIQSAFRLMRHVSNV, via the coding sequence ATGAGAACGAAAAAATTTAACAAGCAGATGACATGTTTTTTCATACTTATCCTAATGATTAGCACTACCCTTATAAATGCATCAGCAGAAACAAAAAATGATGGTATAAAAAAATGTTTTCTCGACGAAGCAGAACTACCAGACTGGTCAATTGATAACTTTTGGGTATATGACATGAATTTTGATTTCAAATATTCGAATACTTTCACAATAAAAGGTGTCATTAAAAACATGAAACTTGTTGTAGTAGATATAAACGAATCTGCAGATCTATACACATTGAATATAACTGGAAAAATAGATGCATCATTGAATATTTTTATTATACCTGCTGGTAATTATAATGCAGATTTAGTTGGAGTAGCACATATAACTATTTCAACCTTAGCGATAACTGATTTCCATTTTTTTTCTTCAGGAGAGTTTTCTCTTTTTGCAACAACTGTGCATATCAGCATGACCTTTACACCACCTTTTGATTTCTTCGATTTCCCTATTAGATCAGATGAGGAGCCATGGCCTGCTGAGACCTATGGTCGGATTAATGGTCATATCAAAGTTGATTCTATTTTTGAGAGGGATTTTGGTGCCGAGGGTCCTTTTGAGAATGAAACTATAAGTTTTGTTAGAAGAGAGGATGTGACTGTTCCTGGTGGTAGCTACAACTCGTTTTTGATATCAGGTAGCACTGGCCCAAGTCATGGTGGAGAATCATATCTATGGTATTCCCCAGATGCTGGTTATCTTGTTAAAGTAAAAGAGAAAATCTATAATTGGCAAAGTATAGATGCTACACTTGATATGCCACTGAAGGCTACAAACTATAACCCAGGTGATAGACCGCCGAAAAAAGTAAATATTTTTATGCATGAGATATATAAAATTGATGATATCGATTATTTATCAGAACCTGAATGGTATTATACGGTGAAGGTTATCTCTGGTAACATTATTCAGACACAGTCTAATTATAATACGGATGATGATACGTATGATGGGGATTGGATTAGCAAAGATATTTGGAATCCAGATAAGAATCATGAGATGTTTGCATATAGCAGGTATGTAACTGTTGAGATTCAGGTTTTAGACTACGATGGTTTCTGGAGTGAAGACGATGTAGCAGATATCAGCAGCGATGAGGTTAGAAGAACTTTCATTGGGGTATATGATCTGCTTGAAAACGAGCTCATGGAGATAGGTGGTGTAACAGATTATCTTGTTCAATCAGGTGATTGGTATCACACCAATGGTGAGCTCCCACCAGATAGTAGTACAAACGTGGATGAGGATGACGCTGGTGTGTTGTTTGCTATTTCTGATAACTACGAAGCCCCCGAAAAACCTGCTAGACCAATAGGGGAATTAAATGGCAAAGTCGGTAAAAAATACACTTACTCTACCATCCTCTATGATCCTGATGGTGATCAAATGTACTGTAAATGGGACTGGGGCGATGGAACACAGAGTGATTGGCTTGGTCCATATAATTCTAACGTGGGAGTAGAGGCAAATCATATCTGGAATGAACAGGGTAGTTATCAGATAAAGGTAAAAGCAAAGGATGTTTATGGTGCTGAGAGCGAATGGTCAGAGCCACTTAGCATTAGCATACCAAGAAACAGGTTCAAGGTGCGTCATATGCTACTGGATTTTCTTGAGCTCATCCAGAGCGCTTTTAGATTAATGAGACATGTATCTAATGTATAA
- a CDS encoding M28 family peptidase has product MIKSTKNLLIFITNILLISVLLSSTTFSVAEVTTTNSSKPVIDPKIVGIIEMVNETILRTYIQELVNIGPRVTGTYGCEKAAEYIYQQFKNAGLKTRYQYWQSLNNRIPLRFLKDKNVEATHYGTDQNSKEVIVFNAHYDSVKVSPGANDDGSGVAAVLTAAYILSKFEFNRTIKFVTFSGEEQGLLGSRAYAKEAYEKNEDILVEFNADMIGYAKTAQGGRNVSLSFTQDAKWIVDEIKSVNDNYGINFNVKKGWEMKPGGPRMGSDFHDFILYGYESVAFWQSEFDATYHHNENDTIEHVNFSYLINVTKIIVGSLAHLADMKISYPRIRIETPKHGKLYFEDRILKTFRYDKTIVVDDVLIHADVKEGDAPIEKVDFYYDNKLVFTDTTKPYHWRINKLSFRKHNVKVVVHDEMGRNASDEINLYFINLNRKR; this is encoded by the coding sequence ATGATAAAATCAACTAAGAATCTTTTGATTTTTATTACAAATATATTATTGATTTCTGTGTTGCTATCATCCACAACATTTTCAGTCGCTGAGGTAACAACTACAAATAGCTCAAAGCCAGTTATAGATCCTAAAATTGTAGGAATAATTGAAATGGTAAATGAAACCATCTTAAGAACATACATACAGGAATTGGTGAACATTGGACCCAGAGTTACCGGCACATACGGTTGCGAGAAAGCAGCAGAATACATATACCAACAATTCAAAAATGCAGGATTAAAGACACGATATCAGTACTGGCAATCATTAAACAATAGAATACCCCTAAGATTTTTGAAAGACAAAAATGTTGAAGCAACACATTATGGAACTGATCAAAACTCCAAAGAGGTTATAGTCTTTAATGCACATTATGACTCAGTAAAGGTTTCACCTGGTGCAAACGATGACGGATCAGGTGTGGCAGCAGTACTTACTGCAGCATATATACTGAGTAAATTTGAATTTAACAGAACCATCAAATTCGTCACTTTCTCAGGTGAAGAACAAGGGCTCCTTGGTAGTAGAGCATATGCTAAAGAAGCATATGAAAAAAATGAGGATATTTTAGTCGAATTCAATGCAGACATGATTGGGTACGCAAAAACTGCTCAAGGAGGAAGGAATGTATCCTTATCCTTTACACAGGATGCAAAATGGATAGTAGATGAAATAAAAAGCGTAAATGATAATTATGGCATAAATTTTAATGTTAAAAAAGGATGGGAAATGAAACCTGGAGGACCAAGGATGGGCAGTGACTTTCATGATTTCATTTTATACGGATATGAATCAGTAGCATTCTGGCAGAGTGAATTCGATGCAACCTATCATCATAATGAGAATGATACTATAGAACATGTAAACTTTAGTTATCTTATAAATGTAACAAAAATAATTGTTGGCTCATTAGCCCATCTGGCAGATATGAAAATATCATACCCACGTATAAGAATCGAAACGCCAAAGCATGGTAAATTGTATTTTGAAGATAGAATACTCAAAACATTCAGATATGACAAAACAATCGTAGTCGATGATGTACTTATACACGCAGATGTAAAAGAAGGGGATGCACCTATAGAAAAAGTTGATTTTTACTATGATAATAAACTAGTTTTTACCGACACAACAAAACCCTATCACTGGAGGATAAATAAATTATCATTTAGGAAACACAACGTTAAGGTAGTAGTTCACGATGAAATGGGGAGAAACGCAAGTGATGAGATTAATTTATATTTTATTAACTTAAATAGGAAACGCTAG
- a CDS encoding carbon-nitrogen hydrolase family protein yields MRVAIVSMRPKIADKKSNLQKMKNYITRKKADLYVFGELSLIGYHCKDEIRDLAEPIDGSSIQYMKKVAKEKKCYIVFGMPLKDNKVEGLVHNSSVLVHPDGNVDTYNKWFLPTFGPFEEKIYFDEGNNLKVFDTKFGKVGLLVCYDLFFPEICKAYVLQGADFLICISATPSVNRKYFEALLPARALENTAFMIYVNLVGAQENLVFWGGAQVHSPLGNLIAKAPYFKESMIVCDIDLKDIEIARANRPVLRDIRPEVYHDLYDISRYHTKK; encoded by the coding sequence ATGAGAGTAGCCATAGTTTCAATGAGACCAAAGATTGCTGATAAAAAATCTAACCTGCAAAAAATGAAGAATTACATTACTAGAAAAAAAGCAGATCTTTATGTCTTTGGTGAATTGTCACTCATTGGTTATCATTGTAAGGATGAAATTAGAGACCTAGCAGAACCAATAGATGGATCATCAATACAATATATGAAAAAGGTTGCAAAAGAAAAAAAATGCTACATCGTTTTTGGTATGCCCTTAAAAGACAACAAAGTAGAGGGACTTGTACATAATTCCTCTGTTCTTGTCCACCCAGATGGAAATGTTGATACTTACAATAAATGGTTTTTACCAACATTTGGTCCTTTTGAGGAAAAGATATATTTTGATGAGGGAAATAACCTGAAGGTTTTTGATACAAAATTTGGTAAAGTTGGGTTGCTAGTATGCTATGATCTGTTTTTCCCTGAGATTTGTAAAGCCTATGTGCTTCAGGGAGCTGATTTTTTGATTTGTATATCTGCCACGCCCTCTGTTAATAGGAAATATTTTGAGGCTTTGTTGCCTGCTCGTGCTTTGGAGAACACAGCGTTTATGATATATGTGAACCTTGTTGGGGCTCAGGAGAATCTTGTATTTTGGGGAGGGGCTCAGGTGCATAGTCCGTTAGGTAACTTGATTGCAAAGGCACCATATTTTAAAGAAAGCATGATAGTATGTGATATAGATTTAAAAGACATCGAAATAGCACGAGCTAACCGCCCTGTGCTAAGAGACATCAGACCAGAGGTGTATCATGATCTTTATGATATATCACGTTATCATACAAAAAAGTAG
- a CDS encoding pre-peptidase C-terminal domain-containing protein — protein MKIFNINKVEAIVLTAFLIGVMFLAPISALEIKQTKTTENYNLGTSTKINPKLEQITNDLGPFELDRTYIMEPTFHLSLEDNDDAGYKRDAGNEISRAAILYPNEMIDDWPGRGRTGKLSSTDTQDWYSFSVCAGQNIVITLTPPSGFDYDLALWDFDTLERASSSNPGSAVESINFAADKTGKWYMQVEYVSGAGTGQYSFTISLVGQNDANTGDDAGDDFAGATLLSNTGVFYGFLDMNDEEDWYKFNVNAGQGIHFKLSMSKTAFYSDFDISLYNPSGVMVHRETYYYDDELLYPADVSGLWRIKINIFPGYTNIPNPTEWDYWTYGSGVYKLEFILESSAPSPPGPIPQPQITPIAHTFKIANDPNSNKDDFGYLASIPACNYLDDGMRYLAPIVYTGDNTPTNWFGTVEDTTNYLLDDWNTYLSLMGKTPVLYNVPSDPIQAAAQIATDNWASSDLAVVAVDGSSYKDTTTEVLHRTRTLIRNTEVITVPNDSDKIMKIGSSYVYPMFIGPKWGAINVSIYGSNIPSSITPSLIELFPKFMSLANDWWPVNDNVPRYDIYYGVTTAGVWAAGVGSITGDWEFKITKYACHRYRIKVDNADSVLKATVTTTTPSDLLVLLVDPEGHIRAPDYPDWNGGEINPIHGWNGMDTGDPAYSCAPFRDWNPEPHTEFSAEVLHPEKGYWTAIVVPRNAQGSSSIRYTISGEIRKLNPKRADAIISAANAAVIASQEHVPLLYVKENEVPTATQNALTSLGVDNVIFVERNEIGSSVRDDLPTIKADLKTTQEIIDYIKAYPSSENYITITSLKTGDGYFAPAAMLAAYHGSPVLRIEEASTEIGDTGISSGNIIVGIINGNAYGMEASTGEIIWSYPNGWTPQEPLSSVRQNSDKIYLGSTDDMIFCLEGSSGDIVWNYPTGDIETTPMSNSGGSLYLDLADSTVICSDSLTGEIKEALPINKKVVNPAGMANRIDTWELWGGDYYHGNRAPGHLPIHTEPLSPMGPGKLLLELLKYLLSGGEQGELPPLGMDAKRYWNEEMYNGVHDWIKGYGLDLDGQEAYAVVAPRKDIRLQLHSVLMGNNSYAGHIPGTTPAFSADLVARTILYPALIYANPNRDVTTTQFMNYPDGDTWKTNDGVNHQVYSSREVKKAFMSHNRIFDGHCLWDAHLERINDGASVMYYSGHGTGGSGISGQYIQTDFSVYPDQIWYDAWRGYMYDNWKTPRENGRRWYNPEPPNLYDIIHYKWVDQLMENLRSLAVFYMSCSTARQFGPMIYLEHGAVTWYGNAGSGLCPEADLQDDEFFKDTMINGLSIGKAFSKQVWLHYRDFTTGDPTSMYGPSSTYGGDGVTTIQCIYGDPELIIYSPEWTAPTPVDSPLRGRNEAPSTPIITGPTNGNTGTSYDYTFVSTDPEGDDVYYYIKWCQGCSAGEWIGPYPSGQQITVSHSWSEQGTHTISAMAKDTYGAESDWGYLEVTMPIDLVVSTKSNILVLKILKQNTKN, from the coding sequence ATGAAAATTTTTAATATAAATAAGGTAGAAGCAATTGTTTTAACCGCGTTTCTTATTGGGGTAATGTTTTTAGCGCCAATAAGTGCATTGGAAATTAAACAAACAAAAACAACTGAAAATTATAATTTAGGAACCAGTACAAAAATCAACCCAAAACTAGAACAAATCACCAACGATCTAGGTCCCTTTGAACTAGATAGAACATATATCATGGAGCCAACCTTCCATCTGTCTTTAGAGGACAATGACGATGCAGGTTACAAAAGAGATGCTGGGAATGAAATAAGCCGTGCAGCTATTTTATATCCAAATGAAATGATAGACGATTGGCCAGGAAGGGGGAGAACAGGTAAACTTAGTTCAACTGATACTCAAGACTGGTATTCTTTCTCAGTATGTGCTGGCCAGAATATCGTAATAACACTAACACCCCCATCTGGTTTCGATTATGATCTCGCTTTATGGGATTTTGATACTTTAGAGAGAGCATCATCATCAAACCCTGGTAGCGCAGTTGAATCAATTAACTTTGCAGCAGATAAAACCGGCAAGTGGTATATGCAAGTAGAATATGTTAGTGGCGCAGGAACAGGGCAGTACTCTTTTACTATAAGTCTAGTTGGACAAAATGATGCAAACACAGGAGATGATGCTGGTGATGATTTTGCTGGTGCAACTCTGCTATCAAACACAGGTGTTTTCTATGGATTCCTTGATATGAACGATGAAGAGGATTGGTATAAATTCAACGTAAATGCAGGTCAAGGTATACATTTTAAGTTATCCATGAGTAAAACCGCCTTTTATTCAGATTTTGATATATCGTTATACAACCCAAGTGGTGTGATGGTGCATAGAGAAACATATTATTACGATGATGAGTTATTGTATCCAGCTGATGTATCTGGTTTATGGAGAATTAAAATAAACATTTTCCCTGGTTACACTAATATTCCTAACCCGACTGAGTGGGATTATTGGACCTATGGCTCAGGTGTGTATAAGCTTGAATTTATTTTGGAATCATCTGCTCCATCGCCACCAGGACCTATTCCACAGCCGCAGATAACACCAATAGCTCATACATTCAAAATAGCTAACGATCCAAATAGCAACAAAGATGATTTTGGGTATCTAGCTTCGATTCCTGCGTGCAACTATTTAGATGATGGGATGAGGTACCTTGCTCCAATTGTTTACACTGGGGATAACACACCCACTAACTGGTTTGGGACAGTTGAAGATACAACTAACTATCTATTAGATGACTGGAATACTTACCTTTCTTTGATGGGAAAAACACCTGTTTTATATAATGTACCTAGCGACCCGATACAAGCAGCGGCTCAGATTGCTACAGATAACTGGGCTTCATCAGATTTAGCTGTTGTCGCAGTTGATGGAAGCAGTTACAAGGATACTACCACAGAAGTGCTCCATAGAACAAGAACACTTATTCGTAATACTGAAGTTATAACAGTTCCAAATGATAGCGATAAAATCATGAAAATAGGTAGCTCGTATGTATACCCAATGTTTATTGGACCAAAATGGGGTGCCATAAACGTGTCTATATATGGATCTAATATTCCAAGTAGCATAACACCATCACTGATAGAGCTCTTCCCAAAGTTTATGAGCCTCGCGAACGACTGGTGGCCTGTTAATGACAATGTACCAAGATACGATATATACTATGGTGTTACAACAGCAGGTGTATGGGCTGCTGGAGTAGGCTCTATCACAGGAGACTGGGAGTTTAAAATCACAAAATATGCATGTCACAGATACAGAATAAAAGTTGACAATGCTGATTCTGTTCTAAAAGCAACAGTCACAACTACAACCCCATCAGATCTTCTAGTATTACTTGTTGACCCAGAGGGACATATCAGAGCACCTGATTACCCTGACTGGAATGGAGGAGAAATTAACCCGATACATGGATGGAACGGTATGGATACCGGTGACCCCGCGTACTCATGTGCTCCTTTTAGAGACTGGAACCCAGAACCGCATACAGAGTTTTCAGCTGAGGTTCTCCACCCTGAAAAAGGATATTGGACTGCTATTGTTGTCCCAAGAAACGCACAAGGCTCATCATCTATAAGATATACTATATCTGGAGAAATAAGGAAACTAAACCCGAAGCGCGCTGATGCAATTATCTCTGCTGCAAACGCTGCAGTCATTGCATCACAAGAACATGTTCCTCTGCTTTATGTTAAAGAAAATGAGGTACCAACAGCTACACAAAATGCGTTGACATCATTAGGTGTGGACAATGTTATATTTGTGGAGAGAAACGAGATAGGAAGCAGTGTGAGAGACGACCTACCAACTATTAAAGCAGATCTAAAAACAACACAGGAAATCATTGATTACATTAAAGCCTATCCTAGCTCTGAAAACTATATCACAATAACGTCGCTTAAAACCGGTGATGGATACTTTGCTCCAGCAGCTATGCTCGCTGCATACCATGGCTCACCAGTACTCAGAATAGAAGAAGCAAGCACTGAAATAGGTGACACTGGCATCAGCTCTGGTAACATAATAGTTGGAATAATAAACGGAAATGCTTATGGTATGGAGGCATCAACTGGTGAAATAATATGGAGTTACCCAAATGGTTGGACGCCACAGGAGCCACTAAGTTCAGTTAGACAAAACAGCGATAAAATATACCTTGGTTCAACAGATGATATGATCTTTTGTTTAGAGGGATCAAGCGGTGATATAGTATGGAACTATCCAACAGGAGATATAGAAACCACACCAATGAGTAACTCAGGGGGAAGCTTGTATCTGGATTTAGCTGATTCAACTGTTATATGCTCAGATAGCTTAACAGGGGAGATAAAAGAGGCTTTACCAATAAACAAAAAAGTAGTTAACCCTGCTGGTATGGCAAACAGGATAGATACCTGGGAGCTATGGGGTGGAGACTATTACCATGGTAACCGCGCACCAGGGCACCTACCGATACACACAGAGCCACTTTCGCCAATGGGACCAGGCAAGTTACTATTGGAACTATTAAAATATCTTTTATCGGGCGGTGAGCAAGGTGAACTACCACCATTAGGTATGGACGCAAAAAGATACTGGAACGAAGAGATGTACAACGGTGTACATGACTGGATTAAAGGCTACGGATTAGACTTAGATGGGCAAGAGGCTTACGCTGTTGTAGCACCAAGAAAAGACATACGCTTACAACTACATTCCGTTCTGATGGGAAACAACTCATATGCTGGTCATATACCTGGTACAACACCTGCTTTCTCAGCAGACTTAGTTGCAAGAACCATACTATACCCAGCGCTGATCTATGCGAATCCAAACCGTGATGTTACGACCACACAGTTCATGAACTACCCTGATGGTGATACATGGAAAACAAACGATGGAGTAAACCATCAAGTATACTCATCTAGAGAAGTTAAAAAAGCGTTTATGTCTCATAACAGAATATTTGACGGCCATTGTCTATGGGATGCGCATCTTGAGAGAATCAACGATGGTGCAAGTGTAATGTATTATTCAGGTCATGGGACAGGAGGAAGCGGGATATCAGGTCAATATATACAAACTGATTTTTCAGTTTATCCAGATCAGATATGGTACGATGCATGGAGAGGATACATGTATGACAATTGGAAGACACCAAGAGAAAACGGTAGAAGATGGTATAACCCAGAGCCGCCAAACCTATACGATATAATCCACTATAAATGGGTTGATCAATTAATGGAAAACCTCAGAAGCCTTGCAGTATTCTACATGTCCTGTTCAACAGCACGACAATTTGGCCCAATGATATATCTCGAGCATGGTGCAGTGACATGGTATGGTAATGCAGGATCAGGATTATGCCCAGAGGCAGATTTACAGGATGATGAGTTCTTCAAAGACACTATGATAAATGGGTTGTCCATAGGTAAAGCGTTCTCAAAACAAGTATGGCTGCACTACAGAGACTTTACAACTGGCGACCCGACATCAATGTACGGACCATCATCAACATATGGTGGTGACGGTGTAACAACAATACAATGCATATATGGGGATCCAGAGCTTATAATATACAGCCCAGAATGGACAGCACCAACACCAGTTGACTCACCACTAAGAGGGCGCAACGAAGCACCAAGTACACCAATTATAACAGGCCCAACAAATGGAAACACAGGAACATCATATGATTACACATTTGTATCAACAGACCCAGAAGGGGATGATGTATACTACTACATCAAATGGTGCCAAGGTTGCTCTGCAGGAGAATGGATCGGACCATACCCATCAGGTCAACAAATAACAGTTAGTCACTCTTGGTCTGAACAGGGAACACATACAATAAGTGCAATGGCAAAAGACACCTATGGAGCTGAGAGCGACTGGGGTTACCTAGAAGTCACAATGCCTATCGATCTAGTAGTATCAACCAAATCAAATATACTTGTATTAAAAATACTCAAACAAAACACAAAAAACTAA
- a CDS encoding PAS domain-containing protein, which produces MDDYQTEIAQIQQILKDNPKGMTVTDISRKIKINRNSVAKYLDIMRTSGLVEMITFGPAKVFFPSRRVPIPTMLDLTSDYILIIDKDMRIIMINDSFLDFIDMERINLIGQNIEDLFAKKFDNKIDIMSEIREAFNGNHCSKDISFKINEEPTFLKVRVVPTTFEDGKVGVTIIMKNITDQKIAEQTLRENEKQLRLLLEKLNKNKK; this is translated from the coding sequence ATGGATGACTATCAAACAGAGATAGCACAAATACAACAAATACTAAAAGATAACCCAAAAGGAATGACCGTAACAGATATATCAAGAAAAATAAAAATAAACAGAAACTCAGTAGCAAAATACCTAGACATAATGAGGACATCAGGACTAGTAGAGATGATAACATTCGGCCCAGCCAAAGTCTTTTTTCCATCCCGTAGGGTACCAATACCAACCATGCTAGATCTCACCTCAGACTATATATTAATAATAGATAAAGACATGAGAATAATAATGATAAACGACTCCTTCCTTGATTTCATAGACATGGAGAGAATAAACCTAATAGGCCAAAATATCGAAGACTTGTTTGCTAAAAAATTTGACAATAAAATAGACATCATGTCAGAAATAAGAGAAGCCTTCAATGGAAACCATTGTAGCAAAGACATTAGTTTTAAGATTAATGAGGAGCCCACTTTTCTTAAAGTCAGGGTTGTACCAACAACATTTGAAGACGGAAAAGTTGGCGTCACAATAATAATGAAAAATATTACAGACCAGAAGATAGCTGAACAAACATTACGCGAAAATGAGAAACAGCTTAGATTGCTTTTAGAAAAATTGAATAAAAACAAAAAATAG
- a CDS encoding transketolase family protein gives MYNPRKAYGETLVELGKKYPNLVVLDADLSKSTNTIMFAKKYPERFFEMGIAEANMITTAAGLASCGKIPFVSTFAVFATGRVYDQIRMDLAYSEMNVKIFATHGGISVGKDGASHQMIEDLALMRVLPNMIVLAPSDATQTRKIVELMAETKGPMYARVGRADAPIIYKKEDMKNIKIGKGVIVKDGDDATIIACGTMVDPALEAQKILSKQGVETRVIDMHTIKPLDKKLVLKADEETKAIITIEEHSIIGGLGSAVAETLAEEGCKCKFMRMGIKDVFCESGEPKDLLEKYELNEKYIVKNVKQMLKK, from the coding sequence ATGTATAACCCTCGTAAAGCCTATGGTGAAACTCTTGTAGAGCTTGGTAAAAAATATCCTAACCTGGTTGTGCTGGATGCTGATTTGTCTAAATCCACTAATACTATTATGTTTGCTAAAAAATACCCTGAGCGCTTTTTTGAGATGGGTATAGCAGAGGCGAATATGATAACGACTGCTGCTGGTCTTGCATCCTGTGGCAAGATACCTTTTGTTAGCACGTTCGCTGTTTTCGCTACTGGTAGGGTGTATGATCAGATAAGGATGGATCTAGCATATTCTGAGATGAATGTTAAAATTTTTGCTACACACGGTGGGATAAGCGTTGGTAAAGACGGTGCTAGCCATCAAATGATAGAGGACCTAGCATTGATGAGGGTTCTCCCAAATATGATTGTTCTCGCACCAAGTGATGCTACACAGACGAGAAAAATCGTGGAACTAATGGCTGAGACAAAAGGTCCTATGTACGCTAGGGTGGGACGAGCAGATGCGCCAATAATCTACAAAAAAGAGGACATGAAGAACATAAAAATTGGCAAGGGAGTAATAGTAAAAGATGGAGACGATGCCACTATAATCGCATGTGGGACAATGGTTGACCCAGCATTGGAAGCACAAAAGATATTATCGAAACAGGGTGTAGAAACACGTGTTATAGACATGCATACAATTAAACCATTGGACAAAAAACTTGTATTAAAAGCTGATGAGGAAACAAAAGCAATAATCACTATAGAAGAGCATTCTATAATCGGTGGTTTGGGTAGCGCAGTAGCAGAAACACTTGCGGAAGAAGGATGTAAATGTAAATTTATGAGGATGGGTATAAAGGATGTTTTTTGTGAAAGCGGGGAACCAAAAGATCTACTTGAAAAATACGAGTTGAACGAAAAATATATAGTAAAAAATGTTAAACAAATGCTTAAAAAATAA